The sequence AAAGCACTTTGATTCAGCttgttttgtatgaaaaatagcaatttaatttttttaactttgccgtttcataaattcaaatcatttgtaaaaaatacattggtaaataaggcatattattcgatacaagattatatagatgataaaaaagcgtggagttaatgcttgttgacttccaggcaggatatataacatacatatgtaattgtatttaactaacatgactgtatttttagatgttgaaaaagaataactactgagtttcttgccggttcttctcggtagaatctacattccgaaccgattcaaaagtgcttgtaaaagcctactttattttgattttgatttttgaggTGTATTTTCACAAATCTACACAGCTGCTGACAGCTGTGAGTCATAGGTGTTATTTAATcttacagtaattttttttatatatcttcaagaaatcatcaaaatcagggcaaaataattaaaatcgaatataagaaatgttataGTTGTACTTTATTTTgccattacatatttatttatttactataatgtagaaattattgaaatatcgaataaatatatatatttataatatatggttaatatatatattaactaaaatagttaagttaataattaacaattctaCAAATATGTAACTACAGATCTTGTAAAGGATTATAAGGCATAAATCAAAGTTGAGAATCTTtggattattgttttaataaagtaataaaacttatattactatttacaaAACGTGAAAAATTTAACCCACAGTTCATTTACCTAAATTAATGACTTAGTTATCACCCTACATTGCAGCCTCTCGATGAGCTAACGACGTGacgtatatttacaaataaaccaTACTAGGTTGCATTGCGAATGAGATAtgtacatttgtatttaatattcattctaACCATTGGTTTACCACAGGGACAATCCATGTCCGTGGCCGTGACCATGGCCGTGACCGTGACCATGACCGTTACCGTGGCCATAGCTTTGACCGTGGCTGGAGTGGGCCTTATGGTGAACAGTCTTGAACAAGGGTACTGGGTAATTCTTCACGACATGGACTGGAACTTTGACAAGTTTTACAACGGGCACTTCGACAATTTTCTCAACTGGCACGGGATGGTCGACTGGCACATGAACAACTTTCTCAACTGgcacttttacaattttttctacGGGGTAAGGTACGGGTCTGTCGACTTTCACGTGCTGGATCTTAACAACGGGAACGGGGATGTTTCTTACAACAGGGACCTGGACAGGGTAAGGCTGTGGAACAGGAATTTGAACAGTTTGAGGAACCGGTACGGGAACGGGTTGGGGAACTCTGTGTGTTACATCACGAAATACTTGGTAAGTTTCATCACGAACACGGTATTTTGTAGGAGCACCATTATTGTTAGCAAGGCCATGAATTTCAGTGATAACTGGAGCTTTTGGTCCTGCAGGTGGTGCATTATTTCCAATAATTGCTGAACCAGGAAGAGCAGCTCCAGCTCCAACTGCTCCAAATCCATTGCTGCCAACAGAAACATCAGTGAGTCCCGCTGTACCGAAACCAGTATTAGCCCCACCGAATCCAGTTAAGTGGCCACTTCCACCAATACCAGTACTGAATCCACTTCCAATAACACCAGAACCATAGCCATTGGAATAACCACTACCAATAAGGCCAGCATCTAATCCACTTGAGTGACCACTTTCTACATGTCCGAATCCACTCGAGTGCCCACTTTCTACGTGCCCAAATCCATTCGAGTGACCACTTTCTACATGTCCAAATCCATTCAAGTGACCAGTTTCTACATGTCCGAATCCACTCGAGTGACCACTTTCTACATGTCCAAATCCGTTCGAGAGACCACTTCCTATATGACTGTCACCAGAATAAGTAGCAGATGGTAGAGATCCAACTGGAAATGAACTGGGAGAGAAACTTGACGATGCCAAGGCATTTGAAGAAGATGCTGAGAATAAGCTGGAAAGTGGTGCCGCTGGGTAACCATGGCTATGATCTTCATGATGACTGTGTCCATGTAAAATACCTGCGTAGCAGCTATTTAAAAGGATAGCTAAGGCTGTCAATTTcgtctgtaaaaataaaaataaaaaatgaattatctgaattaaaataaaatataacttcgtCATAAGCATTAACTCACAAGGGTAGCCATATTGTTTAGCTAAAAGCTGGCCACTCTAATAAAGTTGTGTATTCCACAACAAGCTGGGCTTGTTTGCGTAGTTTCGGCTATTtccatctatatttatatagttgtgTCGTATATTTCGTGTTTTAAAATGATAGAAATCGAGTGCAAAGAACAGGTTATGATCGTCTTTCCTTTTCTAACGGACATAATATTATCTGAATTAATTCTATTACCGGTTACTTAACGTGTGCCCCAAAAAAAGCATAGGCGCATCACTATCATATCGATTGCTTAATCATTTAACACGATGAGCAAAGCGCATgcgatttatgtaaataaatataataatgtgatttaaatgataaaaaggcCGTAAAGACactttaatatgatttttacgAAGAATATTTCCTACTTATTTTGAAACTGTTATAaagaaaagaaattattataaataacgagTTTGTAAGTTTTTTACCGGCACGCGCAACATTCCATATCAATTCCCGCATGACACacctttttttctaattaaatgaTTGGTATTAGAGTTATATAACTTAACCGTAATGAAGTCAAAGCTCTTAACTTACTTTTGCTTTCTGTATATTTTACCGTTTCTAATTAACATACACATGGTCACTCAAATACCAGTGATATGACAcattaaaaatgacaaatattttttaaagagtttCATAATATGTTTCAGTCATATGTTTAACttgatgatatttttcttttttctacgTAAGATAATGCTTTATTTTTTGAAGGATATTTAAGAATAGAGATACAGTATaggtttaatattattgagttCATCGctagtgttttttttactttatttgaaaaaaatagcagcgtagtggaatatgctccaaaccttctcctaatactattattatttatttaatgtataaatattaaccaacttggaagctgaatgtTACGCCTATTTAGTACACGAATCATTGTTTATCAAATCTcatattttttctgttatattctttttttctttcctttttctggtgtttttttttgttagaacgtatatacatatatattatatttacatttttataattatatattgccaATGCCACCAACTTGGGAACAAAGTAAcgatgtctcttgtgcctgtaactacactggctcactcaccgtttaaACCGCAACGCAACAGTAGTGAAATAGAATAAATGTTGAATGGGTGGTAACCCAGACGCGCATGCACAAAGccagtaaaagtaaaattttaacactatatataatgtaaacataTAACACATGTATACAcatgttacttatatttttaactcaatGCATGATATCTCCTATTAATATATTGCATAAATCAatcataacttattttttagttaattactTTTGAAGTTCTTCAGAAgtctgaaaaaaattaaacgaattgGAGATAAAGTTatgtactattattttattttaaaaaatagttgatAATTTTATCTCCAATTTCACTATTTTAAGCAATCATAAACATATTTGCTAACAACGATTTCTAACTTctaaaatgacgaacttccatgCAAACCATTACCCCTATTCTACCCCCTGGGgggatacatttttaatattcgtcCCTCAGTACTCTCCTTCGTTGTGTTAGAGACTcatatactaaatttattgtCCCTAGATCCACCAGCGAGGCCAGTGCGTAgtacgtatttatattaatttatacttattcaaATTTTTCTAAGATTATTAAGATACTATCTAATTCACTTTTCACAACGTCTGAATAAATACTTTTCAgacaaattcataaattatctgTCTAAACAGAAGCATATATCTTCAGTGGTTAACGCATTCAACTGTAGTACATGCATTAAGAAAGCGAGACGATACATAGCATCTTGACATACTCTAAGATGTGATTGAGTAAGCAGTAAcaagtattacaaaatatatgaatcacGGCTTTACTTCAGTGCAAACAACCCTTCAATACACAGTTACTACTCACAATTAAACTATGAAGTAACAAccaacaataaagtatatttatacttttatacattACTAGTACCCCTTCTTATATCCTTCttcttctatatatttatttataatgctgtCTTTCGATTTAGTGAGAAGTGATTAAGTGGTCATTACAAGTACAAGGGTTGTGAAACCTGATATTTAGTGGATTAAGTAAAAGAAATTCCGTTGATATTACTCTAACAATGCTAGCTAGCgctatatataagtaaaatattcatcaAAACATACCTATTTTATGTTTGTAGCTTTTATACTTAAATCTAAATCTCTATAATAtatcgttaattttaaatattgtcatcacaaaatatttgttacgttCAAATGATGTAACAATGATCTTAGGagtattaatctttataattgaCCATTAGAATTAAGTGAAatctaagaaatatatacaagagAAAATGATGAACGTGCTGTCATGTTTTTCAGCCTGCGCGAGCGCAGCTATTAGCTAACGATTAATATCTTGCGTGATATATGGGAAAGTATATgtgtattaattgaattaattattctacTAAAACTGATATTATGAAGTATGATTAATTGTTGTTtagattgattaaattataataaaatagccaatagtgatttaatatttttaatattaataacgacttaatataaaaattaacgtataacaatttaattcatcacaataacaattaaaatatattttatacattaatcattttaaatatttacattatggtaaaattaacattcattttttttataaatttattatacctaaACTTACATTCtacttatttacattaaaaaaccgCGTCGATAAACGATAAATGCCATTATGAattgctaatattatatttgtagcaCCAAATagctatttaaattaacaatatattaaaatgctttaaattcttttgtttaagtaaaaaaaattgcaattatatAACAGTGATAACttcacaaaaacattttatagatttgcactactatttattataaaacatttctttcAATTCATGTTTActgaaatttggtacaaaacTTCAAGTCCTAatcattattttagtaaaacgtAAATATgagttaaaatattcataataaagacaatagaaatacagataaaatgGATAGTTTTTTagaaaatcttattatataaataaagaattagacTGTCTCTTCTTCATTTAATGTATCTGATTTATCCTCTGCCATCAAATGTACATGTTTTAAATGTGTCGTCTTTATATCATCTTCTATAGAAGTACCAGCTTCATATAAAGGTTCAGTTTTAAAAACTCTTAGCATTTTAGGTTTTATCACTCTTCGTCGTCGGCTTTTTTCCACTTTCTGTACTTGGCGATGACGTGAAGAGTGAGGAGGAGGGGGCTTAAGAAGTGGGTACGGTTCCTCAAATTCTGACTTAGGATATTTCCGTTTATAGGAATAACGACTAGAGTATGTACTCATCTGTCTATGCCTGTCTCCTGAACCTCTATGACCAGAACTAATAAGGGCATTTTTTGGTCTATCGTCGTCTGAATTCGATGAATTACTATCCTCTGCCGATTCAGAACCATCAGATATTATTTCTCCAGCAACTACATCGTCTTGTTCTATAACTGCTCCTATTGGATGATTATTCGAAGAGTCTGCTATTTGAATGTTTTCTGGTTCTTCTTCGCTTCGTGAATATTTAACACCTTGGTAAGGAGGTCGCCCACTATTATAAACGTCAAAAAAGGAATTACTAAATGAATTAAGACCATTATTAAGGGCCATAGCGTTATGATTGTTTTTGAGCTGAAGAAGTTCCTGTAATTGCGAAATATCCAGTTTCATAGGTAAAGGCTTATTAATTTCCCGAAATGATGTCATCTGACTCTCATCAATGGCCGTTTTTCCTTTTAACATATCTGCAACTAATTTGAGATCAACGTTGAATGGATTAGCAACTTTAAAACCATTTattgttgatattaaattacCAGACTGCGAATCAGTATCAGGtctgttaattttaaagttagttGGTTTATTATTTGACATCAATTTACTAAGAATTTCTGCTGTAACATCTATGTGATGATTATCTACATTTTGATTGATTCGTACAGGCAAAGGTGATGGAATATTACTTTGATCAAAGTTGTTGTTACGAAGATATTGCGAATTAGAATTTAAGCTTTGTGTTAAGCGGTACGGtatgtcattaaattttaatatattggcaATATCGGATGATATTTGCGAGTTCTGTAAACCttgttgattaatatttcctgATGATTGAGCATTATCTTGATTGTTTGATATCTGCTTTGCAAAGTTTTGTGTCGCTTCGTCTACAAAACGTTTATTTCCTGACCCAAGATTATAAAACGATTCGGCCAATTGATGCTTTCCATATTCTAATTGTTTAAGTTTATCCAAACTTATATAATCATCTGGTTTTGATTTAAtcgtataaatattgtttttatctcCGTAAAATGAATCACCCGGCCTTGAATACTGTTTAAAGTTTTGTTCATCGGTATCTTTATTGTGTCCgtaaaaattaaatctgttACTTGTATCAGTATCAGTCTTTGCAGATGAATCTGAATTTTGAACAACGTTGGACATGTCAATagaaacgatattttttaaagctttatCGTGGTCAAAAGGTTGTTTCGTTCTACTATCTAAAGTGTCCCtagaatttatgtaataaaatggtGTTGACGTAACGGATTCTGATTGTGAATTTCCATAAACATTAgaattatacaatttgttattttgttttatgttatcattattataatacgaaTTGACACCAAACGAATTGCTTAAACcattattgttatattgagaatttgatatatatttaccaGCTTCTAGTTGTTGTTTGTACTTTTCGTGTGCTTTTGCAGCTGCTCTAGCAAAATCTTCtgattctaatttattttccgTTACAGCCTTAGCATTTGGTTCATAATTATAAGGTTTGCTAGAGTCCATTTGGAAACTCACTTGGCTTACCGCGCCGGAATCCGGTTGCACACtatgtatttgatatttaaaataattatttttagtagatATATCTGGCTCATATGATTTTTTATCAGACAATTTCCATCCATAGTCACCATGTGAATAAACTTCTGATTTACTTGTCTCTGGTTCAGAATCCCTACTTTGACTTTTAATGTtactataaaattgataatcaggttgaatataatttaaatatacattattggCGGAGGGCATACTGCCGATACGATGTGTATCACTATTAGATCCTTCTGAGTTTGTTTCTTGTCTGTCTTTCTGGTTATTATTGTatcttaaattttgatattgtgTTTGCAGATACTCATTTTCTGATTTCGACAATGCGTTATAGCCAGTATTCATAGAATTTTGCCACGATTCGGAATAAGTCGATATAGTAGGTGTGACTGTTGATGGTGTAtaatcattttgattttgatattgattttgaatatttgtgGGATATCTTACTCCTATGGCGGAATTGTCATAATGATCAATTTGCCtccttttatttatatcattattggTTTCATAGTTGCTACCTATAGTAGTTACTCTGTTATTATTGTAATCCAAAACTCCTGATTGAGTATTTGTGTTAGGAGAAGACATATACTGTTGCACATTTTGAGGGCTAGATAGGTAAATCGGAGACGAACTTGATACATAGGTATTTACAGGAGTCCCTAAGTACTGAGTATTTGGTAATGGGGTAGACATATAGGGTGGAATGGGTGTACTATGTGCATTATCCAAACTATATAAATTCGGGTTACTGTActgaaatgaatttatattcgATTGATAAACTGGTGTATATGCTTTCGGTTCGAGAGACGATATCTGATTAGATTGttgatttatatcataattcgAAGGTTGAATTGTCGAATATTGATACTGCGGTTGTGGGGTAGCTGAATAGGGTGACGCTGAAACTGGAGTACTTAACTGTTGTTGCTGGTTGTATGGACTTTCTGCACGCATTCGTTGCAAGAAATCTTCAGGTGGTAGGGAATATTGCATAGCCGTATACTGGTTACTAGCTCCAGTTTCACTGTCTTGGGTGTTGCTATCTTGAGATGGCGTATCTTCCTCCTGTTGTTGTTGAAATGGATTTTTTATCCTGTAAACTTTTCTACCTTTACTACGATCTCCTCGGTTATAATCCCCATTGTTCTCGTCGCTTAAGTATTGTACACCAACAGAAGTCATTGGTTGATTGTGTTGTTCTCTttgcataatattagtattataaccGGTAACAGCTTCAGTTTGAGCATCATTATTAGAGTATTGTTGAAGCCGATAAAAATCTTGGTCACTGAGTCCATCTTGACAGCAAACTTTATTGATAATCAAAATGGTGACTAGTAGCCATATCtgaaacagatataaaaaaatcaaagacagttattattaaaaaataatactcattgataacaatttaataacttaGGTACTTAATGCGCAAAACATCATTTGATGGTCCTACTAACCACGCACTACTAAGTtagactaaaattaaaaatatatttatttgaatagtaatactaataaaataataaaggaaagTACAATTTGGTGCAAAAAAAGTTTACATCACAAAAGTAACTCATcaagaataattaaaagatGACAAACAATATACAATACTGTTCTTTAAGTAAAATACCTGTATAAATCCTACTAACTTATTAAATACATGCATATATaactaatacaaaaataataaataagtaaacgaaaacatttaaactttctacttttttaacataatcaGTTTCACTTATGTTACTTATAaagtaaaactataaatatattaaatcatttaacgTTAATCAAAGATCATTATCAAGGCAACATACATCAGGTGAAACTACTGAAAAACAACATATTTCCTTAAGCGCCCATTAGTTACGGTGTTCATGAAGAAAGCGAAAGGGCAAACGATAACCTTCGAGAATCGCACGGCtagtatagaataataaatacttccTTTAAAGTAACATTATCGATGGCTGAAGACATCGTGAGAATTACCGAAGATCTATGGGCGTCTCTGTacgaagaatatattattattaagtgtgTGTAGTCTTCTCTACGAACATTgtgtatttaagaatatttaacgtTGTATATTTTCTTCATTACTTAGATTCGTGTTTTAATGTGAAAGttatgtcataatatttaataaatttctcataatatataatatttaataaatcacgCTCGTTTATGCGtgattaaacatataaatttcaaattatatgtaGCTGTTAGTAAGTCTATTACGTTATGAATGactaattttaagataaaacggtttttttatgtaatattttttccattcaTCTAAGAAGAAAATCTTGGTCTTAAGTGTCTTGACAAATATgctaatcttaaaaatattgtaaagagaAATTTAGTATGCATGCTGTTGCTCGATTAAGCTCAAACGCGGGATAAATGACAAGTAATTGTTTTGAGAAATGTTTTCGTGGAACATGGGATgcctttttcatttataataaatactcaaaTTAGTTTTACACGAAGTGTCATGGCTTTTATCTGTGTAATACACATGACTCATGAAATAGAAAGATTGAGACCCAATAGGAGTGTATCATTGATATTGAAGAGTTCCACTAGTTGATTTGGTGAAGGAGCCAAGACATGGACTGCCTTTATCAAATTAACTCGATACTGACAATTTACTGTTTTgtcatcaaattatatttgattaaattgagCTCATGAAACATAGAAGTAAAGCTAATATAGAACATGTTCAGATCGATATATGTAAACTATCCTTTaccaaaaatatgttaaaattaaaatataagacaaaaaaacttcaatattaaaaatgcccTCACGTTCTActctgttatattaataaacaacaacTGATTACAGCAACGAGGTCTTagagtatttatttgaaacctataaatacattattcaaataCTTAATTAGTAATGTAGAAActgaaaatcataaataatattaacagtaaCTATACTCGGTAACCGAATCGAATAATCGATGTAAATGTTTTCCTTTCATTCGATACATCCCACAATATATTTCCCATAGAAAGTACAAAGGTTAAATCCGCTAGCCTATTGAAGGATAAACAATGTCCGGAGTCAAAGGGCGTTGCGACGAGTGGATCTGATAGATACACTATGTCGAAGCGTTTCTCTAGCCGCTGCTGGCAGAACTGGTCACGACCGGGAAAGCGTatacaatttaaacttataataatttatattttacgagaatataaaattcacgcttgtcactTCTATATAGTCTTAATTTGTGCGACTGAAAATGCGGAGCGAAGCTAccttatgttataatattagtcgcatcttctggtataagtttgcATATTGGTTTGGTAGATTTTTAGTAGAGATCGGTTaggcattacaaataaaatagtattcagCATTCATCTTATTTAGGAAtttgtctatttaaatattaaaaagtatttatttaatttatacttatggAACTTTATtagatttatgaaatatttaaaaacacagcGTTTATAAGTTTTTGAGTTAGTAGATGCTCGCCTCtcactattatattatagatttaataatttgataaatgaaatctgaaatatttctcttagaatattttgtacaatttaaataaatgattaacgtaaacgcaaataaatataaaatacttcggTTCTTCTGTTTTTATGTgtgatgtttatattttactatagaagtattctataaaaatataaacatcacGCATCATACatcttaaatcttaaataatttgtacaccAGCTGTTTGTTTTATAccatttaattgaatttcttatttttctttatgaaatatattaaatatttaacgtttcTACAtcgtataatatttagttttgaagACCCTGTCTTGAAAATATACGTACTGAATTCTTAAATCACGCACATACGATTagggaaatatttatatacatacatattgataTCTACTTATgggctaatattattaatggtgataatataacaaaaaaaacatccagGACTCATCACGGGAATCGTACAAGGATCTTATTTGAGCCTACtatttttcgttatataaaacatgttgctcgatttcgtaaataaaaaaaaaattatgcacaGCGCAAAAACATTGAGCAAAATTTTAGCTTAATTAGCTTTTCTTATTTCTGATATGAAGGTAATGGaacaataatgtataatataattaaataattttagcctACATTTTTACAACCTTGTCCCTGAATATCCCGCTGATCGCTTAACGatttacttgtatatttttttttttttatttgatcattGAAACACATAACACTAAGCCAGCTTACTAATCataagctattaaaaaaaatccatcatttataaactcttacgcaaatatgaataacaaaataacGATCTATGGgatggaaaataaattatgtatgaatattgcataatatatagtatCTAGTTTAAAATCCATGACATGATATGATCTCTATTTCTTAAGAAAGTTATGACACTGACATAGAATCATGTCGAGACTAACATAATGTggaaaatttgaaattgaatcttttaattttaaataataataaaatatcgacaAAATATTAGGAAAAAACGCACTTTTTTAGTACAATAATAGCTTACCATATAGGTATGttaatatcgatatttaattctaactttgtaattttcaacattttctatcatttttattaattcaattgttttatatttttcatgtacATTCTAAATgtcataactaaaaaaatactaaaagacCACTAAAAGTGTttcatataatgatataaactGAGTCTGTATTGtgttcacttaaaataaaataaaagataaaaactaGTTTTAGTAGAGACATCTGAGAACAATGCactgttatataaaaactaagatTTATAGCGTTGTCCCTAATCGGGACAAGTCATTATACCTAATTTGGTAAGTTACATAATGGAAACTCGTAATCTAGTGAAAGTAAGTGCATCAATTTTCCACGTGGATATCAAGATATAAATGgtaaaatactttaaagaaaataataataaactatgttACAGTGTATATTTAACTTGAGCCTTGATTAATTGATCCTTAATACTAACGGAACCATTGTATATTATATCGGCcggttgaaataataattttatttacttgaccTACACAGCGACACCTACCGGGTCCAATTCTAACCAGCCAGGTAACACACTATAAATCAGAAGGAGTTCAGTTAAATACTTACTACTATActtatacatacgtataaaattattatatatattattagaaaattgcttaaattgttaaaaactctGAAAATTGTTACGtacgtatatattaaaagtaatataaaagataaaactactcacttatattgtgtattaaagTTTTTTGGAGCTAaatgtcttttatattttaatatgaattatataaaatcatttatatagtataatattataaagacataatttatagaaaatcaAGTTAAAACACCTTATAGGACTGACAAAGACATTTACATATTAACGTCAATTGAATGAACAGTTAAAGATAAAACAGgtatcaaataaatatctcCAGTGATACTTCGGAAACAGCTTTGTGTATATCATTAGTGTCGACTTGTTCCTTTACATTGCAAATAAGTAAACATTATCTATTTTGCAATCATTGATAAAGATAGGGCAGACAAGTCGTGACGTAATTTGACTTTACTATcgaactaaattatatattgtttaaacaaataaacactaCCAGTATCCAACGGaaattttccaaaaatatacatttatcatgatattttatataatattattaataaattgatttattgaaacaaaaataattaggGAAATCGATTGGAAAGTCCCTTATATAACACACTCCAATGActtacattaacaacctgtaaatttcccactgctgggctaaggcgtcctctccctttggggagaaggtttttggagcatattccaccacgctgctccaatgcgggttgttggaatacacatgtggcagaatttcgttgaaattagacacaagcaggtttcctcacgatgttttccttcaccgccgagcacgggatgaattataaacacaaattaagcacatgaaaattcagtggtgcttgcctgggtttgaacctgaaaacatcggttaagatgcacgcgttctaaccactgggccatctcggctctcactcCAATGACTTGACAATTTTTATTGGTTCGACCCAGGCACTACTGATCTGATACTGAATACTGATTGTATTTAACtcacatgactgtatttttagatgtttaaaAGGGTaaaaactgagtttcttgccggttcttctcggtagagtctacattccgatccagtggtagctttacttaatatagttttttaaatgactattcaaaagtg comes from Vanessa tameamea isolate UH-Manoa-2023 chromosome 15, ilVanTame1 primary haplotype, whole genome shotgun sequence and encodes:
- the LOC113399652 gene encoding putative uncharacterized protein DDB_G0282133, whose protein sequence is MKTKMQTIWLLVTILIINKVCCQDGLSDQDFYRLQQYSNNDAQTEAVTGYNTNIMQREQHNQPMTSVGVQYLSDENNGDYNRGDRSKGRKVYRIKNPFQQQQEEDTPSQDSNTQDSETGASNQYTAMQYSLPPEDFLQRMRAESPYNQQQQLSTPVSASPYSATPQPQYQYSTIQPSNYDINQQSNQISSLEPKAYTPVYQSNINSFQYSNPNLYSLDNAHSTPIPPYMSTPLPNTQYLGTPVNTYVSSSSPIYLSSPQNVQQYMSSPNTNTQSGVLDYNNNRVTTIGSNYETNNDINKRRQIDHYDNSAIGVRYPTNIQNQYQNQNDYTPSTVTPTISTYSESWQNSMNTGYNALSKSENEYLQTQYQNLRYNNNQKDRQETNSEGSNSDTHRIGSMPSANNVYLNYIQPDYQFYSNIKSQSRDSEPETSKSEVYSHGDYGWKLSDKKSYEPDISTKNNYFKYQIHSVQPDSGAVSQVSFQMDSSKPYNYEPNAKAVTENKLESEDFARAAAKAHEKYKQQLEAGKYISNSQYNNNGLSNSFGVNSYYNNDNIKQNNKLYNSNVYGNSQSESVTSTPFYYINSRDTLDSRTKQPFDHDKALKNIVSIDMSNVVQNSDSSAKTDTDTSNRFNFYGHNKDTDEQNFKQYSRPGDSFYGDKNNIYTIKSKPDDYISLDKLKQLEYGKHQLAESFYNLGSGNKRFVDEATQNFAKQISNNQDNAQSSGNINQQGLQNSQISSDIANILKFNDIPYRLTQSLNSNSQYLRNNNFDQSNIPSPLPVRINQNVDNHHIDVTAEILSKLMSNNKPTNFKINRPDTDSQSGNLISTINGFKVANPFNVDLKLVADMLKGKTAIDESQMTSFREINKPLPMKLDISQLQELLQLKNNHNAMALNNGLNSFSNSFFDVYNSGRPPYQGVKYSRSEEEPENIQIADSSNNHPIGAVIEQDDVVAGEIISDGSESAEDSNSSNSDDDRPKNALISSGHRGSGDRHRQMSTYSSRYSYKRKYPKSEFEEPYPLLKPPPPHSSRHRQVQKVEKSRRRRVIKPKMLRVFKTEPLYEAGTSIEDDIKTTHLKHVHLMAEDKSDTLNEEETV